TAGCATAAAAACCTATTCACAAGAAAATATAGCTAAAAATTTTCTTAATTATTTTCCCGATACAGCTTTAGCGCAGCTTGTTGCAGCGCATCTAAATAAGATGTCAACCGATAATGTTACAATTAAAGAACTTGCAAGTATAAAAGGATATTTTGAATGTGGTCCAGGTGAAATATCAAACCTTAAGGGAATCGGCTATTTAACAGGAATTGAATCTTTTAATTGCTGTAAAAATAATGTTAGCATATTGCCGACTGAAATTGGAAAATTGATAAATCTAAAATCTTTAGATTTATGTAAAGCTTTTGAATTAGATACGATTCCTCCGGAAATCGGCAAATTAAAAAAGCTTACATATTTACGACTTTGTATGACACAAGTGAGGACCATACCTCCGGAAATAGGAAATCTAATAAATTTAGATACCCTATGGATTCTCTTTAACAACTTAACTTATTTGCCTAAGGAAATAGGTAGATTGAAAAACTTAAAATCTCTTTTTATTGATGGCAACAATTTAACTTTCTTGCCAAAAGAAATTGGCAAATTGAAAAATCTAGAATCATTAGAAGCGGGATCTAATCAACTGCAATTAATTCCTCCTGAAATTTGTGAATTGCCCAATCTTTTGTTTTTAAGCTTAGGCCATAATAAATTAAATGCTTTGCCGGAAAATATAGGGGATTTACACAAACTTGAATCTTTATATTTATTTGAAAATAATTTAAGGAAACTGCCGAAAAGCATTGTCCATTTAAGTAATCTTAAGCATTTAAATGTATATGACAATTATAACTTAAGCGAAAGCTATAAAAGATATCTACCAATTTTATTACAAAAAGAAAAAATTAATTAAAATAATGATTGATAAATCCTGGACACTTTTTTTAGACAGAGATGGCGTTTTAAATGAAGATAATGTAGGTGGCTATGTGCTCAGTGTAGAAGAACTGCAATTATTTGATGGTGTTACAGAAGCCATGCGCAAGTTCTCCGGCATTTTCGGAACGATAGTAGTTGTGACCAACCAAAGAAGTGTTGGTAAGGGTCTCCTAACCTTAGAAGAATTACATAGAATGAATGCTCAGATTTTGGAATGGATAAATGAAAAAGGCGGTAGAATTGATAAATTTTATTATGCCCCCGATTTAGAAGACGATGCTTTTAACCGCAAACCAAATATCGGCATGGCCTTACAGGCAAAAAAAGATTTCCCTAATATTGATTTTAGTAAAAGTATCATGGTCGGAAACAACCTTAGTGACATGCAGTTTGCACGGAATGCCGGCATCGCAAAATCTGTTTTCTTGACAACCACTGTGCATGATTTAGAATTCCCACACGCGTTGATTGACAAAAATTTCGAAACTTTGAAAAAATTTGCTGATAGCTTAAATGATTAAATAAAAATAGATTATTTCTCATTTTTTCAATAAAAAATTGAAATTGACCTCTAAATCAATGAAATTTTAATAGAATTATTAAATATTACATTTTTACATATTCATCATATTCATAAAATATCTTACTAATTGCGAACAATATGTATAACATAAAATACATTATGATAAATTTAATATTATAAAATTGTCAACAATATTGAATTAATAATTACTTTTGTTTTAAATAATTAATATAAATTATATCATTAATATATAATAAAACAAAAAATGACAAGGCCTAATATTAAACAAATAGCTCCTTTTTCTGTATTAGTTTTAATCGCATTAGCCGCATTATTCGTTCCCTCAATTGGAAAGATTGATACAAATAAATATAATGGTGCAGATATTACCTGGATGCTTATTTCGACTGCATTGGTTTTTCTGATGACGCCGGGTTTAGCTTTCTTTTATGGAGGAATGGTTAATCGCAAAAACATTCTTTCTACAATGATAAAAAGTGTAGTTGCGACTGGAGTAGTAGGTGTCATTTGGATTGTTGTCGGCTTTAGTCTCTGTTTCGGAGATTCTATTCATGGTTTTATTGGGAACCCCACCACCTTTTTATTTTTTAAGAACGTAGCATCGGCAAAACCTTGGAGCGGTGCACCTACTATTCCTTTGATGTTATTTTCATTATTTCAATTAATGTTTGCAATCATTACTCCGGGTCTAGTAGTGGGTGCCGTTGCGGAACGTGTACGTTTCACTTCCTATATTTTATTCATTGTATTATTTAGTTTATTGGTATATGCGCCATTGGCACATTGGAGTTGGCATCCAGATGGTTTTTTAGCACAAATGGGTGCATTAGATTTTGCAGGTGGCACAGTCGTTCATATTTCAGCCGGATGTGCAGCACTCGCAGGAGCTATGGTATTGAAACGCCGTAAAACCCATTTAGAACATAAGGAAAATATGCCAGTCAACATACCTTATGTATTAATCGGAACAAGTTTACTTTGGTTTGGATGGTTTGGTTTTAATGCAGGCTCGGCCATGTCTGCAGGAACTTTAGCTGTTTCAGCATTTGCCACGACAAATACTGCTGCAGCGGCATCTGGATTATCTTGGATGTTCTTCGATGTATTAAGGGGCAAAAAGCCATCTGTATTGGGATTTTGTATTGGTGCTGTTGTAGGCTTGGTGGCTATTACACCAGGTGCCGGATATATTGCAATTCCAGATAGTATTTTTATAGGCGTATTTGCAGCAGTAGTTTCTAATTTAGCTGTCCATTATAAATCAAAATCCAAATTGGACGACACCTTAGATGTATTTCCATGCCACGGACTTGGCGGTATCGTTGGAATGATTTTAACAGGCGTATTTGCAACCAAAACAGTAAATGCGGCCGGGGCAAATGGATTGTTCTATGGCAATGCCCATTTCTTTTTTACAGAATTAAAAGCAGTAGTTATTGTGGCTTTATATAGCTTTGGAATGTCCTTCCTTATATTTAAATTTATCAATTTTATTTCTCCTTTGCGCGTGAGTAAAGAGGAAGAAGAAATTGGATTAGATGCATCTCAACACGATGAAGGGTACTTATCGCCTATGGCACTTTTTGAAACAGCAGAAGTTAATTATCAAGTTTAAAAATAAAAGTGAAAGACGCAGGGTAAATTAGCTTGCGTCTTTTTCTTTTACTCCGTTCCACATTTGTTGCAGGAAGTTTTGTATTGCATACATATTCTCAACATTCTCCACTACCAATAAAAAATTAGTTCCCACTTGTTTTAAACGTGCCTTATTGGTTCCGGTTTGTAAATATTGCAAGATATTTTTAAAAAGATTGCTTTCAAAATAAGGTGAATCATTTTTATTAATAAAATAGCATCGTAGTTTTTTATCTTTCAAGGTCATTTTTTCAAAACCTAAACTAATGGCGAGTTTTCGGCTACGGAATGCAGCGAATAACTCTTCCACTTGTTTTGGCATGGGGCCAAAACGATCTATCAACTCTTGATGAAAAATTTGCAATTCTTCTTCGTTCTCACAATGATCTAAACGCGTATAAAGTGCTAGCCTTTCTGTAATACTTTCCACATATTCATCTGGAATTAAAATCTCCCGATCGGTATCAATCGTGCAATCCGAAACAAAATCGTCTTGTTTAGAAATTTCTTCTTTAAATAATTCTTTAAAATCGGTACGCTTCAATTCTCTTACTGCTTCTTCCAAGACTTTTTGATACATTTCAAAACCAATCTCTGCCATAAAACCACTCTGTTCACCGCCAAGTAAATTCCCTGCACCGCGAATATCCAAGTCGCGCATCGAAATTTGAAAACCGCTTCCCAAATCACTAAACTGCTCCAATGTTTGCAAGCGTTTCCGAGAATCAGCAGGCAATGTACTCATGGGGGGGGCTAATAAATAACAGAAAGCTTTTTTATTACTGCGACCAACTCGTCCGCGCAATTGATGTAAATCGCTTAACCCAAAATGATGCGCATTATTAATGATAATCGTATTTACATTGGGAATATCCACGCCGCTTTCTACGATATTGGTACAAACCAATACATCGTATTTTCTATCAATAAAATCTAATATTTTCTCTTCTAATTCTTTACCTTCCATTTGACCATGCGCATAGGAAACACTCAAATCCGGACATAAGGTTTGTATTAAAGCACTCATTTCTTTTACGCCTTGTACACGATTAAAAATAAAGAAGACCTGCCCGCCTCTTTCAATTTCAAAATAAATCGTATCGCGAATAAAATCTTGTGAGAACACCTGCACTTCCGTTTGAATCGGCTGTCGATTAGGTGGTGGGGTATTAATAATACTTAAATCTCTTGCTCCCATCAAACTAAATTGCAATGTACGAGGAATGGGTGTCGCCGTCAAGGTAAGGCTATCAACATTGGTGCGTAGTGTTTTCAACTTTTCTTTATGTGCCACACCAAATTTTTGTTCTTCATCAATAACCATTATACCCAAATCCTTAAACTTCACGTCCTTGCCCAGCAATGCATGTGTACCAATAATAATATCTATTTTACCATCGGCCAATCTTTGCAAAGTCTCCTTTTTTTCTTTCGCCGATTTAAAACGATTAATATAATCCACCGTAACAGGGAATCCATTTAATCGTTCCGAAAATGTTTTAAAATGTTGAAAAGCAAGAATAGTTGTTGGCACTAATACTGCGGCTTGTTTGCCATCAACAACACTTTTAAATGCAGCACGCACCGCAATTTCTGTTTTACCAAAGCCTACATCACCACAAATCAATCGATCCATAGGCGAAGCGCTTTCCATATCTTTTTTTACATCGGCAGTAGCTTTGCTTTGGTCAGGCGTATCCTCGTAAATAAAACTCGCTTCCAATTCCGTTTGCATATAAATATCGGCTGAGAAGGCAAATCCCTGCTGCGCCTTACGTTGCGCATATAGTTTTATTAAATCGAAAGCAATTTCTTTTACTTTGGTCTTGGTTTTTTCTTTCAGTTTATTCCAAACATCGCTGCCCAATTTATTTATCTTAGGCTGTGTTCCTTCTTTACCGGTATATTTAGAAATTTTGTGCAAAGAGTTTATATTCACATACAAAATATCATTGTCTCTATAGATTAATCTTACAACCTCCTGCACCGTTCCATTCGTTTCCATTTTTTGCAAGCCACTAAAACGTCCAACACCATGATCTATGTGCGTTACAAAATCTCCGGGTTGTAAATCACGCAAGGCTTTCAAGGTAAGTGCCTTATTTTTATTGAAAGCTTGTTTTACATGATATTTATGATAACGTTGGAAAATTTGATGGTCGGTAAAACATACAATTTTCAATTCATTATCAATAAAACCTTCGTGGATGCTTGTAGGAATTGGTGTAAACTGAATTTCAGTATTCAGATCCTTGAAAATACTATTGAGCCTCTCCAATTGTTTAGCCTGTTCCGAAAAAATATAAATACTATATTTTTTCGTTTCATAAGACTTTAATTCTTTTATAAGTAAATCGAAATTTCGGTTAAAAGCCGGCTGTTCCTGCGTTTCAAAAGAAATTTCAAATTTGGATAATATAGATTGATATCCAAATTCTACAATTGGTTTTTGTAAAATCTCTCCCTTAATTTCTTCAGAAGAAAGAAAATCCGAAAGCTTAATTTCTTTTAAGATTTTGGTTTCATCCGGATCATCCTGTACCTGTGATTTTATCAGCCCAATCTCCAACTTTTCTAAAAACTCTTTTAAATCGCTGCGCTGCTTATTAATTCCTTCAGCAATTACATCCCAATCTTTTAGCCAAATGACAGTATTCTCAGGCAAAAATTCCATTAATGAAACTTTCTCTTCAGCTTCAAATTGAGTTTCAATATTTGGGATAATAGAAATCTGCAAAAGCTTGCGCTCGCTCAATTGCGATTCAGGGTCAAACAAACGTATGCTATCCACCTCATTGCCAAAAAGCTCCACCCGATAAGGCCTCTCATTGCCAAAAGAATAAATATCTAAAATGCCACCACGCAAAGCAAATTGTCCGGGCTCATAAACAAAATCGGTGCGTGCAAAGCCATATCCAATAAATTGCTCCAACAATTTATCCAAATCCAAAGTATCATTTACTTTGATATGAATAATGTTTCCGCTCAAAGTTTTGGGCAATACGACTTTCTCAAATAATGCTTCCGGATATGTAACCAAAGCTCCAACACGCTCCCCCAAAGGCGATGAAAACCTGGTCAACGCTTCGGTGCGCAACATTATATGAGAAGAATTTAGCAATTGAAAATTCTTTCTACTTTTAAAAGAAGATGGGAAATAAAACAAGTTCAAAGCCTTAGTCAAATTTTCCAATGTATTGTGAAAATAAGCCGCTTCTTCCGCATCATTTAAAACAAAAACGTGGTTGAAATTTTTCAATCGGGAATGCCGGAATACTGATGCAGCAATGAATTCAGCAGAGCTGCCTTGCAAGTTTTTTAAGAAGATTTTTTCCGGTTGGGCAATAGAAATCCGCTCCACCAACTGATGCAGGGCAGTATAACCTTCGTACTTACCTAATAAAGTTTGTAAGTTCATAACGCGCCGCAAAGGTATGAATTTTCAAGAGAGAAGAGAGAATTAGTTCATTTCTACTTCATAAAAAATCTCAGTTTCCCAAAATGGTTTCGTAATATTGTTTGCATACAAATAATGAATGATGGCAGCAGAAATAAAATGTCCAAATTGCGGATATGATTTTGATCCGGGCGAATCTTTTAAAAAAGAAGTGCAAGTACAGTTGCGCGCGCAAATGGAAGATTGGAAAAAACAAAAAGAAAACGAATTCTCTCAAAAAGAAGAATTACTAAAACAGCAAGAAGCTAATCGAAAATTGCAATGGGAAGAGGATTTGAAAAAGAAAAATAAAACACTAGAAGAAAATATTCGCAAATCCTTAGCTAGTGATTTTGAAAACGAAATAAAACTCCTAAAAGAATCTGCTTCTGAAAATGAAGAGAAATTAAAAACTGCCAGGCAAAAAGAATTGGAGTTTCTGCATAAAGAAAAAGCTTTGAAAGAAAGAGAAGCAGAAATGGAATTGCAGGTGCAACGCCAAATAATTTTAGAAAGGGAAAAACTAAAAGAGCAATTACAAAAAGAAGAAGCAGAAAAAAACTCCTTAAAAGAATCTGAGCATGTAATGCGCGTGCGCGAATTGGAAAAACAGCTTAATGATCAAAAAAAATTAGCAGAAGAAATGCGCCGAAAAGTAGAACAGGGCAGCATGCAATTGCAAGGCGAAGTACAAGAATTGGAACTTGAAAATTTATTGAGAGAAACATTTCCTTTCGATAAAATAGAAGAAGTCGCCAAAGGCGTAAAAGGCGCAGATTGTATTTTGAGCGTACATAACCGATTGGGTAATGAAGCAGGGAAAATAATTTTCGAAAGTAAGCGAACAAAAGATTTTAATAACGAATGGATTGAGAAGTTGAAGAAAGATATGCGCAGCCTCAATGCGGATATAGCTGTAATTGTAACGCAAACCCTTCCAAAAGATATGGAGCGTTTTGGTGAAAAAGACGGTATTTATATTTGCAATTTTGCCGAAGTAAGAAGTGTGGTCTTATTGCTACGCAACGGACTGTTGAAATTTGCCGAAGCACGCCAGAGCCAGGAAAATAAAGGCGATAAAATGGTGATGCTTTATGATTATTTGACCGGTCACGAATTTGGTGAACAATGGAAAGCAATCAGTGAAGGATTTAGGGCAATGCGCAACAGTATACAGAAAGAACGGGATACAATGGAAAGATTATGGAAAGCCCGCGAAAAACAATTGGAAAAAGTATTGCTCAATGCGACACATATTCGTGGTTCAATCGAAGGGATTGCAGGTTCTGACACCATTAATCTTAGTCTAACAGATGATGAAGATTTACTCTTGTTAGAGTAATATTTACTTGGGGAGGAAATCCTCACGCACCGGTGTAAAAACGTCTATCAATGCACCGGTTTCTAGACATTCACAGCCATGGAGAATATCTGAAACCATAAAACATGCATCTCCTTGTTTTACAATTTTCTTTTCTTCCCCGATAGTAAATTCAAAAACACCACTTTCAACAAAAGTGGCTTGCGTATGCGGATGCCTATGAAGGATGCCTTTTACACCTTTTTCAAAATTTATTTTGACCATCATCATTGTATCATTATACCCCAATATTTGACGCGAAACACCCGGTTCAGGCATTTCGATCAATAAATTTTCCTGGAAGATAAAACCTGTATTACTCATTCTTATTAATATTTAATTCAACTGTACTTCCGGCATAGTTTCCTGTTGGGAGTTGGCAATTGACTTTTTTACCATTAACACCTATCTCTACATTTTTTAATAATTGCGTTGGGTCAGCAACTGAAAGCGATAAACTATTTGTATCAGAGGGTTTCAACATCAACACACATGCCTTGTTTACTGTAATTTTATTTTTCCCATAAATCAATTCTCCTTTTTCATAAAATACAGCTTGTAATATTTTCAATTTTGTATCATAAACCGCTTGCAGATGATCATTATTTGCTAATATGTCAATATCAGAAATTGGGTAATCTTTCATTTCATTTTCATCAACCCCCGGAACTACAATATAAGCGTAGTGCTCATTTTGAGGCTTCTTACCATGATTAAACCAAGCTTTAAAAATATAACCGCTCGTAGTATCTGCTTTTTTATACTTCTTATTTATTCTTTGCCAATCATTCTTCTCAAAATCTTGTGTCACGCTAATATTTCCTCCTTCCGGGAAAAAATAGCCAATACTATCTTGCCATAACCAGTTATCTTTTTTAGCATTAAAATCAAGATGATCATCTGTATTTTCCAATCCATTCTTAGAGCTAAAGGCTTTTGTACGCAACCAACATTGATTAATTGTGGTAGTAATAGGCTGTTCTGCATCGGAATAAATTCCGGCACCCAAACAAACAATTTCATTATCAAAATAAAAATAAGATTTATTAGCCTTAACACCGTCAAAATTGTGCTGATAAACATTTGCACCATATAGACTGTCGGAAACGCCTCCGACAAATTGTGTAGATCCCGGCTGCCCCCAAGAAGTCGTAGTGGGTATATCTTTATTATAATCACGTGAAGTTACTCCCGGGATTTTATCATATTCCCACAAAGGAAAAATCTGATAATATTCATCTCCGCTCCTTTGTATATCTGTAGCTCCATCTCCCATTGTACGGCCTAATACATTTTCACCATTGCCCGTTTCAGTTCTTTTTGTACGGATTGAATTGCTTCTTACTGTGAATAAATAACCCGGCCGCACTTGTATCGTATAATCACCTTTCCAAAATTGCTGATGAGTAGGCTTGATGCCATAAGATGCCGGTTTTTTATTATCGATTCTTTCAACTAATTGCAGATATAATTCTTTGTCCTTGGGATTTACCAATTCTACGTTATGCAACAACCCAGATTTATTAGATAGTTTTTTGAATAAATTTCCTTTGCGCGAAACGCCGCGACCTGTCGTACTAAAATCGCTATAACCTGCTCTTAAAGTATTTAAAAATACTTGGTTGAAGTAATGAACAATCATCTTCTTTTTATCTGCTGGTATTGCCCATTGGGTATCTCTTAAAAAAGCAGCTATTTTAAATTCATCATCTATAAATACAACTCCGTAAGCTGCAATTTGCAATTGCGGGCCATGTTGCAAAAAAGTATAATCATATTGTAACCCTTCTTCATTGGTAAAAGAAACAGGTTCAAAGCATTGTTCTACAGCTGAATCCAAAAGCGGTTTATTTCTTGTGAGCACGGCGCGATAAATACAAATAAGTGCTTCATCAATTTTATTTGCACCGGTTTTTTTATACATATTTCCTCGTTGCATTTTTTCAATCAAAGAATTTTTTATAGAAGCAGGGATAGATATATTAGCGTTTTGCAATAACAATAAAATTTGTCCGATAACCCGAGGGCATGCTATTTCGTTGCTATACCAATTGGGAGAAATAGGGTCTTTTTTATTCCAGTAATCCAATGAAGCAATGATATTGTCGTACAAAATTTTATCGTCATATTTTTTGCATAATGGGTTCGTATAAGCAATTATAAAAGATTCTATATTGGCTAGATGTTCTACCGCATTCCACTTAATTAAGACCTTAGTGTCATAATCAATATTCTTAAAAGAACCATCTGCTCGCAACTTTTCACTTTGCAGCTTTCCTACTTTTGTATCTATGTTTTTTGCCGCAACTTGGTTTGTGGTTGATCGAAGATCCGCAACTATTCGCCTCTCAATAAGCGCAAGATTGTCTTTTTGTTTTTGGGAAATACTGCTTTGTTGCGCAAAAACACTTATACTAAGTAAACAACAAAATAGAATTAATGAATACGTTTTCATATTTTTCATAAAATAGACAGAATATCATCAAATGTAAATAACTATTGGAATTTCAGTATACATGACAAGCCATTTTTTTCATAATTAAGTAACGACTAATTTGCCTTTTCAACAATAATTAAAACAGCATAAATACCTGCCTGCAAGGAAGCACGCTACAAGTAAATGCAAAACAGGCTGTACACAATATTTTTGCATACAACCTGTTTTTATAAAAGAAGTAATTTCTAATTAATACTCGTCTTCATTAAACATAAAGTCCTCCTGGCTCGGGTAATCGGGCCAAATATCTTCTATGCTCTCATATACCTCACCTTCGTATTCCAACTCTTGCAAATTTTCAACTACTTCTATGGGGGCGCCTGAGCGTATAGCAAAATCTATCAATTCATCCTTGCTTGCTGGCCAAGGTGCATCTTCAAGATAGCTGGCTAATTCTAAAGTCCAAAACATAATTTTCCCATTTTAAATTTCGGCAAAAGTAATCCATCATTTGGAACTACCAAATAACATTTTTGCATTGGAGAATTAAGGTATAGTTAAATTAAAGTAAAAACGTAATTTTGAAGCTATGTTTGCAAATAGAGAAAGATAAATTTTATGCTCAAAGCCGTCAATATCCACAAGAAATACAATCAGTTAGAAGTCCTAAAAGGCGTAAGCTTGGAAATTCAAAAAAAAGAAATTGTGTCCATTATTGGTTCTTCCGGCGCCGGGAAAACAACTCTTTTGCATATTTTAGGCACATTAGATAGTTCCGACAAAGGCGAATTTTATCTAAACAATCAACCTTTTCATAAACTGAAAGACAAGAAATTGGCTGCCTTTAGAAACAAAAATATTGGTTTTGTATTTCAGTTTCACCATCTTTTACCAGAGTTTACGGCATTGGAAAATGTATGTATACCTGGTTGGCTAGCAGGTAAAAAGAAAAAAGAAGTAGAAAACGAAGCGATAAAATTATTGAAAAGATTGAATTTGGCTGATCGACTAGAAAATAAACCAAGTGCATTAAGTGGCGGTGAGCAGCAACGCGTAGCAGTTGCCAGAGCTTTGATTAACAAACCATCTATTGTATTTGCAGATGAACCAACAGGAAATTTGGATAGTAAAAATGCCAAGGAATTACACAATTTATTTTTACAACTTCGTGATGAATTTGATCAGACCTTTTTAATAGTTACGCATAACCAAGAATTAGCCGAAATGAGTGACCGAATATTGAAAATGAAGGACGGACAGATTTGGGAAGAATAATTTTTTAAAAAATAGGTATTAAATCCAATCCCTGCAATCTATTTCCTCGGTTTCCACTTTACTTCTTCTACATTAAGTTGCATTGCAATAAATCTACCTAATACAAAAAGATAATCACTTAGCCGATTAAGATATTTTATTACCAGTAAAATATTTGCCTCTTCTTGTTCGCTGAAAAGTCCTACACACAAGCGTTCTGTACGTCGACAAATCGTGCGTGCAATATGTGAATGAGAAACAATTACATGCCCTCCGGGCAAAAGAAAATGTGTCATTTTAGGTAAGGAATCATTCATTTTATCTATTTCCTTTTCTAATAAAATAATATCTTCTTCTCTTAAATCGGGAATAGCAAAGCGCGGTTCTTTTTCAGGATCACAAGCTAATGCTGCACCAATAGTAAATAACCTGTCTTGAATCTCCGTTAATATTGAAACTAAAGAAATAGTGACTAAATAATCATTCAGCAACCCAATTTGTGCGTTTAATTCATCAATCGTACCATAGCATTCCACACGCAGATTATTTTTACGAACGCGGGTACCGCCAATTAAAGAGGTTTGACCTTTATCTCCGGTTTTTGTGTATATTTTTGCCAAATCTATTGCGATATTAATCAGTATTAAGATTAGATTTCGTTGACATTTTTCGGAAAGAATTACCCGATTTCAATGCGTCAAAATGGGACTTCCTTTTTGGGCAGTATTTATATTATCAGATTCAATAATCCCATCACGTAATCGTATTACACGTTTCGCATATTCTGCAATATCTTCCTCGTGCGTTACCAATACAACAGTATTTCCTGCGGCTTGAATCTGACCAAAAATTTCCATAACTTCTACCGAAGTTTTTGAATCCAGGTTTCCGGTAGGTTCATCAGCTAAAAGGATCGCAGGGTTATTAATGATGGCGCGAGCAATCGCTACACGTTGAATTTGTCCGCCGCTCATCTCATTAGATTTATGATGGCTACGATCACCCAATCCTACTTTTTCTAATGCAGCAATAGCGCGTTCTATTCTCTCTTCTTTATTTACTCCGGCATATATAAGCGGTAATGCTACATTTTCTGCAGCAGTAAGTCTCGGGAGTAAATTAAATTGCTGAAATACAAATCCTATTTCCACATTTCTTACATCAGCCAAATCATCATCGGGCATTTTGCTTACATCTTTTCCATTTAAAATATATGTCCCTCCAGTAGGTGTATCTAAGCAACCTAAAATATTCATTAATGTGCTTTTGCCACTTCCCGAAGGCCCCATCAATGCTACATATTCATTCTTAAAGATGTCAAGAGAAATACCTTTTAATACCGGTATCCCCTGCCCGCCCATAAAATATTGCTTTTCTATTTTATTTAAATGAATGATAGAAGACATAGCTATTTTATTAAATTATTTTTTAATTACCTTTGGAACTAGAATGTACTCTCCATCAGTATTAGGTACATTTTTCAATGCTTCTTCACGTGTAATACTTCCTTCTATAACATCATCACGCAATATATTTTGATGTGGTGTAATATGCAATAATGGCTCTACATTAGAAGTATCGACTTCGTTTAGTTTTTCAACAAACGAAATCATTTCTTTCAAATCAGATTTTATCGCTTCTTTTTCTT
The Arachidicoccus soli DNA segment above includes these coding regions:
- a CDS encoding ammonium transporter; translated protein: MTRPNIKQIAPFSVLVLIALAALFVPSIGKIDTNKYNGADITWMLISTALVFLMTPGLAFFYGGMVNRKNILSTMIKSVVATGVVGVIWIVVGFSLCFGDSIHGFIGNPTTFLFFKNVASAKPWSGAPTIPLMLFSLFQLMFAIITPGLVVGAVAERVRFTSYILFIVLFSLLVYAPLAHWSWHPDGFLAQMGALDFAGGTVVHISAGCAALAGAMVLKRRKTHLEHKENMPVNIPYVLIGTSLLWFGWFGFNAGSAMSAGTLAVSAFATTNTAAAASGLSWMFFDVLRGKKPSVLGFCIGAVVGLVAITPGAGYIAIPDSIFIGVFAAVVSNLAVHYKSKSKLDDTLDVFPCHGLGGIVGMILTGVFATKTVNAAGANGLFYGNAHFFFTELKAVVIVALYSFGMSFLIFKFINFISPLRVSKEEEEIGLDASQHDEGYLSPMALFETAEVNYQV
- a CDS encoding leucine-rich repeat domain-containing protein, translated to MQWNKQFASFIISLCALLLLSSIKTYSQENIAKNFLNYFPDTALAQLVAAHLNKMSTDNVTIKELASIKGYFECGPGEISNLKGIGYLTGIESFNCCKNNVSILPTEIGKLINLKSLDLCKAFELDTIPPEIGKLKKLTYLRLCMTQVRTIPPEIGNLINLDTLWILFNNLTYLPKEIGRLKNLKSLFIDGNNLTFLPKEIGKLKNLESLEAGSNQLQLIPPEICELPNLLFLSLGHNKLNALPENIGDLHKLESLYLFENNLRKLPKSIVHLSNLKHLNVYDNYNLSESYKRYLPILLQKEKIN
- a CDS encoding DUF2130 domain-containing protein, which gives rise to MMAAEIKCPNCGYDFDPGESFKKEVQVQLRAQMEDWKKQKENEFSQKEELLKQQEANRKLQWEEDLKKKNKTLEENIRKSLASDFENEIKLLKESASENEEKLKTARQKELEFLHKEKALKEREAEMELQVQRQIILEREKLKEQLQKEEAEKNSLKESEHVMRVRELEKQLNDQKKLAEEMRRKVEQGSMQLQGEVQELELENLLRETFPFDKIEEVAKGVKGADCILSVHNRLGNEAGKIIFESKRTKDFNNEWIEKLKKDMRSLNADIAVIVTQTLPKDMERFGEKDGIYICNFAEVRSVVLLLRNGLLKFAEARQSQENKGDKMVMLYDYLTGHEFGEQWKAISEGFRAMRNSIQKERDTMERLWKAREKQLEKVLLNATHIRGSIEGIAGSDTINLSLTDDEDLLLLE
- the mfd gene encoding transcription-repair coupling factor, whose product is MNLQTLLGKYEGYTALHQLVERISIAQPEKIFLKNLQGSSAEFIAASVFRHSRLKNFNHVFVLNDAEEAAYFHNTLENLTKALNLFYFPSSFKSRKNFQLLNSSHIMLRTEALTRFSSPLGERVGALVTYPEALFEKVVLPKTLSGNIIHIKVNDTLDLDKLLEQFIGYGFARTDFVYEPGQFALRGGILDIYSFGNERPYRVELFGNEVDSIRLFDPESQLSERKLLQISIIPNIETQFEAEEKVSLMEFLPENTVIWLKDWDVIAEGINKQRSDLKEFLEKLEIGLIKSQVQDDPDETKILKEIKLSDFLSSEEIKGEILQKPIVEFGYQSILSKFEISFETQEQPAFNRNFDLLIKELKSYETKKYSIYIFSEQAKQLERLNSIFKDLNTEIQFTPIPTSIHEGFIDNELKIVCFTDHQIFQRYHKYHVKQAFNKNKALTLKALRDLQPGDFVTHIDHGVGRFSGLQKMETNGTVQEVVRLIYRDNDILYVNINSLHKISKYTGKEGTQPKINKLGSDVWNKLKEKTKTKVKEIAFDLIKLYAQRKAQQGFAFSADIYMQTELEASFIYEDTPDQSKATADVKKDMESASPMDRLICGDVGFGKTEIAVRAAFKSVVDGKQAAVLVPTTILAFQHFKTFSERLNGFPVTVDYINRFKSAKEKKETLQRLADGKIDIIIGTHALLGKDVKFKDLGIMVIDEEQKFGVAHKEKLKTLRTNVDSLTLTATPIPRTLQFSLMGARDLSIINTPPPNRQPIQTEVQVFSQDFIRDTIYFEIERGGQVFFIFNRVQGVKEMSALIQTLCPDLSVSYAHGQMEGKELEEKILDFIDRKYDVLVCTNIVESGVDIPNVNTIIINNAHHFGLSDLHQLRGRVGRSNKKAFCYLLAPPMSTLPADSRKRLQTLEQFSDLGSGFQISMRDLDIRGAGNLLGGEQSGFMAEIGFEMYQKVLEEAVRELKRTDFKELFKEEISKQDDFVSDCTIDTDREILIPDEYVESITERLALYTRLDHCENEEELQIFHQELIDRFGPMPKQVEELFAAFRSRKLAISLGFEKMTLKDKKLRCYFINKNDSPYFESNLFKNILQYLQTGTNKARLKQVGTNFLLVVENVENMYAIQNFLQQMWNGVKEKDAS
- a CDS encoding D-glycero-alpha-D-manno-heptose-1,7-bisphosphate 7-phosphatase, which encodes MIDKSWTLFLDRDGVLNEDNVGGYVLSVEELQLFDGVTEAMRKFSGIFGTIVVVTNQRSVGKGLLTLEELHRMNAQILEWINEKGGRIDKFYYAPDLEDDAFNRKPNIGMALQAKKDFPNIDFSKSIMVGNNLSDMQFARNAGIAKSVFLTTTVHDLEFPHALIDKNFETLKKFADSLND